The Malus domestica chromosome 06, GDT2T_hap1 genome has a segment encoding these proteins:
- the LOC103437433 gene encoding probable lysophospholipase BODYGUARD 3 — protein MAAMRKTKLVLTLVGRVINEAVSFIVFSVLDLVDFILCFVYKVADFFIEAEWKPCYCSSSKETITGSGKILVSEQGESKIVCLSSTKLQLEEISDTLYTRPSLLSEVSKLSMKEIKKGTARSTFSVNSTIVEMLEGKIGGQHLHPIPRWSDCDCKFCTSWTSNCTETLFVKTDGPREYKGQEDVLFIHGFISSSAFWTETLFPNFSSAAKSSFRLFAIDLLGFGRSPKPTDSMYTLREHLEIIERSVLEPNNVKSFHIVAHSLGCILALALAVKHPSSIKSLTLLAPPYYPIPKGEQATQYVMRRVAPRRVWPVIAFGASIACWYEHISRTICLLICKNHRFVEFLTKLITRNRIRTFLLEGFFCHTHNAAWHTLHNIICGTAGKMEKYLDAVRDNLKCDVNLFHGKDDELIPVECSYNVQSKIPRARVKVIDKKDHITIVVGRQRAFARELENIWRNSSRD, from the exons ATGGCTGCAATGAGAAAAACCAAGTTGGTTTTAACGTTGGTCGGAAGAGTCATAAACGAGGCTGTGAGCTTCATTGTGTTTTCGGTTCTCGACCTTGTGGATTTCATCCTTTGTTTTGTGTATAAAGTTGCTGATTTTTTCATCGAAGCAGAATGGAAGCCTTGCTATTGCTCCTCCTCCAAGGAAACCATTACCGGCAGTGGCAAAATCTTGGTCTCCGAACAAGGTGAGTCAAAAATTGTCTGCCTTAGCTCAACCAAGCTGCAACTTGAGGAGATCTCGGACACGCTCTACACTCGCCCTTCGCTCTTGTCCGAGGTCTCAAAGCTGAGCATGAAGGAGATCAAGAAAGGAACTGCTCGATCGACCTTCTCGGTCAACTCTACCATTGTTGAAATGCTTGAAGGGAAGATTGGAGGCCAACATTTGCATCCAATCCCAAGGTGGTCGGACTGTGATTGCAAATTTTGCACATCTTGGACCTCTAATTGCACAGAAACACTCTTTGTTAAAACCGATGGACCTAGAG AGTATAAGGGACAAGAAGATGTTCTATTCATACATGGGTTCATTTCATCATCAGCATTTTGGACAGAGACATTGTTCCCAAACTTTTCAAGTGCTGCAAAATCAAGTTTTAGACTTTTTGCTATTGATCTGTTGGGGTTTGGGAGGAGTCCAAAGCCAACCGACTCCATGTACACACTTAGAGAGCATCTGGAGATCATCGAAAGATCTGTGCTTGAACCCAACAATGTTAAATCCTTCCACATTGTGGCTCATTCATTGGGTTGCATTcttgcccttgctcttgccgTTAAACACCCTTCCTCCATCAAGTCCCTCACCTTACTTGCACCT CCATATTACCCAATACCAAAGGGAGAACAAGCAACACAATACGTGATGAGGAGGGTGGCGCCACGGCGGGTGTGGCCAGTGATTGCATTCGGCGCCTCCATTGCTTGCTGGTACGAGCACATCTCAAGGACTATTTGTTTGCTCATTTGCAAGAACCACCGGTTTGTGGAATTTCTTACCAAACTAATCACCAGAAACAG AATAAGGACTTTCTTGCTCGAAGGTTTCTTCTGTCACACCCATAACGCAGCATGGCACACATTGCACAACATTATATGTGGCACTGCCGGCAAGATGGAGAAATACCTAGACGCTGTCCGAGACAATCTAAAATGCGACGTAAATTTGTTTCATGGCAAAGATGATGAGCTTATCCCGGTCGAGTGCAGCTATAACGTGCAATCCAAAATTCCTCGGGCACGTGTGAAGGTGATTGACAAGAAAGATCACATTACCATCGTGGTCGGAAGACAGAGAGCTTTTGCTAGAGAGCTTGAGAATATTTGGAGAAATTCATCAAGGGATTAA
- the LOC103409635 gene encoding transcription factor bHLH14-like, with product MEGTNSSCSSYNFGQENSPTLQRLQFIIQNRPVRWVYSIFWQASSKDSDDLVSLSWAGGHFRSTRDLASIQSYNKANVFEVVERKKGISREVEALFYEGMDLDGGDVTDAEWFYFYTDSLTQSFTAGHGNSNILGRTFCSGGFVWLAGDHELQFYECERVKKARMHGIQTLVCIATSCGVVELASLDAIKVDWDLVQISKSLFGSKNNNNMVSKQLSSSREDHVLVPLLESGMFSGAEQRDWTTQGGTKEVPPVTMGGSSDSGPSDSVGNFTSENMENIRLKKRGRSSNRESGRSETPINHVEAERQRREKLNRRFYALRAVVPNVSRMDKASLLSDAVVYINELKARVEQLEAKIQAQHLKPVVDIGGQTTSSIIDPHQTRPRLSSSYNNRAAGAMEIEMKIVGSEAMIRVQCPDCDYPNARLMNALKDLELQVYHASISSVKGLMLQDVVARVPQGFTSEEALRIAIINRWYN from the exons atgGAGGGGACTAATTCCTCCTGTTCTTCATACAATTTTGGTCAAGAAAACTCACCCACACTTCAACGTCTCCAGTTCATAATTCAGAATAGGCCCGTACGGTGGGTCTATTCAATTTTCTGGCAAGCCTCATCAAAAGACAGCGATGACCTAGTTTCTTTGTCGTGGGCTGGTGGCCACTTTCGAAGCACTAGGGACTTGGCCTCCATACAAAGTTACAACAAAGCCAATGTTTTCGAAGTTGTGGAGAGGAAGAAGGGGATTAGCAGAGAAGTTGAAGCTCTTTTCTATGAAGGcatggatttggatggtggAGACGTTACCGACGCTGAGTGGTTTTACTTTTACACTGACTCTTTAACCCAGTCATTTACTGCCGGCCACGGTAATAGTAACATTCTGGGCCGTACGTTTTGTTCTGGTGGTTTTGTTTGGCTGGCAGGTGATCATGAGCTTCAGTTCTATGAGTGTGAGAGAGTGAAGAAAGCAAGAATGCATGGAATTCAAACTTTGGTTTGTATTGCAACTTCATGCGGAGTAGTTGAACTAGCTTCTTTGGATGCGATCAAAGTAGATTGGGATCTTGTGCAGATATCAAAGTCGCTTTTCGGATcaaagaacaacaacaacatggTCTCAAAGCAGCTGAGCAGCAGCCGTGAGGACCATGTACTTGTTCCGCTACTAGAAAGTGGAATGTTTTCGGGAGCTGAACAAAGAGACTGGACAACACAAG GTGGTACAAAAGAAGTACCTCCTGTGACTATGGGTGGATCATCCGACTCAGGACCTTCCGACTCTGTTGGAAATTTCACCTCTGAGAATATGGAGAACATACGACTGAAAAAGAGAGGACGCTCATCAAACCGTGAAAGTGGTAGATCAGAAACACCAATAAACCATGTTGAGGCAGAGAGACAGAGGCGAGAGAAGCTTAACCGTCGATTCTATGCCCTCCGCGCCGTTGTTCCCAATGTTTCCAGAATGGACAAAGCTTCTTTACTTTCTGATGCAGTTGTATACATCAATGAGCTGAAAGCAAGGGTTGAGCAACTGGAGGCCAAAATCCAAGCACAACACCTGAAGCCCGTTGTTGACATTGGAGGCCAAACCACCAGCTCCATAATTGATCCTCATCAAACAAGGCCGCGGCTATCATCAAGTTATAATAATAGAGCAGCTGGGGCTATGGAAATAGAAATGAAGATCGTAGGCTCAGAAGCCATGATACGAGTTCAGTGTCCGGACTGCGATTACCCTAATGCTAGATTGATGAATGCACTCAAAGACCTGGAGTTACAAGTTTATCATGCAAGCATATCAAGTGTTAAAGGGTTGATGCTTCAAGATGTTGTAGCGAGAGTGCCTCAGGGTTTCACAAGTGAGGAGGCCCTGAGAATTGCTATTATAAATAGATGGTACAACTAG